The genomic interval ATGAGCTTGAAAGCTCAAGGTGCTAAAGTGGATTCATGGGGCATCGGTACGAAATTAATTACAGGAAATGACCAGCCTGCATTAGGCGCAGTATATAAATTAGTGGCCGTTGAAGATGAAAATGGTGAGTATCAAGACCGCATCAAATTATCAAACAATGCTGAAAAGGTAACAACGCCTGGTAAGAAAAATGTATATCGTATTATTAATAAGAAAACAGGCAAAGCTGAAGGGGATTACATTACTTTAGCATATGAAAATCCAGATGATGAAAAACCATTAAAACTATTCCATCCGGTTCATACTTATAAAAGTAAGACTGTTAAATCATTTGATGCAATTGATTTACACAAAGATATTTATAAAGATGGTAAATTGGTTTACGACCTTCCTGATGAAAAGACAGCACAAAAATTCTTGGAAAGTAATTTAAGTCATCTTTGGGAAGAGAATAAACGTTTCTTAAATCCGCAAGAATATCCAGTCGATTTAAGCCAAGCTTGCTGGGATAATAAACAGCAGAAAATTTTTGAGGTTGCAGAAAACGTCAAAGAAATGGAGGAACGACATGAGTGAATTGCGCGATATCATTGTAAATGAAATGAAGGTAAAACCTGAAATCGATAGTGAAACAGAGGCTCGCAGTATTATTCGATTTATCAAAGAATATGTACAATCACATGGCTTTATTAAATCGCTTGTTTTAGGTATTTCAGGAGGACAAGATTCTACATTGGCAGGACGTTTGGCAGAAATTGCAGTACGTGAACTGCGTTCAGAAGGCAGAGAGTGTCATTTCATCGCAGTTAAACTGCCTTATGGTATTCAAAAAGATGCAAATGAAGTAGAAGATGCATTGAACTTTATTGAACCTGACCAGACTGTCACAGTTAATATCAAACCCGCTGTCGACCAAGGTGTTAAAGCATTGGAAGAAGCAGGATTTCATTTAACGGATTTTCAAAGAGGCAATGAAAAGGCGCGAGAACGCATGAAAGTTCAATTTGCAATTGCTGCGAATACTAGCGGAATTGTTATCGGCACAGATCATTCAGCTGAAAACATTACAGGCTTCTTTACAAAATATGGGGATGGTGCAGCAGATATTGCACCGTTATTTGGTTTAGATAAACGTCAAGGCAGACAATTATTAGAATATCTTGGTGCACCGAAACATTTATATGAAAAAGTACCGACTGCAGATTTAGAAGATGACAAACCTCAGTTGCCTGATGAAGATGCATTAGGTGTGACTTATCAAGCTATTGATGATTATTTAGAAGGACGTCCTGTTTCTGAAGCGGATCAAAAAGTGATAGAAAAACATTATTTACGCAATGCGCATAAAAGAGAGCTTGCTTATACACGTTATACTTGGCCGAAAACTGAATCTGATAAAGAAAAAGAGTGACAAAAATTTTTGTGACTGATAAAATAGTGTGAATCAAAAATTGAAAAGAGGTATGTTATATTGTCAGTCATATCAGCAAACCCTTGGCTGATGTTGCTTGCAATCTTTGTCATTAACGTGGCATACGTCACATGCTTAACAGTCCGTACGATTCTTACATTAAAAGGCTATCGTTATGTAGCTGCTGCTGTAAGTTTTATAGAAGTATTAATCTATATTATCGGTTTAGGACTTGTTATGGCGAACTTAGATAAATTCCAAAACATTATTGCTTATGCTTTAGGTTTCTCTGTCGGTATTATTGTCGGCATGAAAATTGAAGAAAAGCTTGCTTTGGGATATTCAGTGGTCAATGTGACAACCGCTAATTATGAATTAGATTTGCCTACACAGTTAAGAAATCTAGGTTATGGTGTTACCCATTTCCCAGCATACGGAAGAGATGGAGAACGTTTAGTGATGCAAATCCTTACACCTAGACGTTTCGAATTGAAGTTAATGGACACAATTAAGCAAATTGACGAAAAAGCTTTTGTCATTGCATACGAAGCACGTACATTGCATGGTGGCTTCTGGGTTAAAGGTGTTCGAAGTAAAAAATTGAAAGCGTATGATACAGATGAAATTTGAAGTCAGAGAAGATGAAACAATTCAAGATTGTTTGCAGCGTATGCGTGAAGCGGGATACATGCCGGTAAAGCGTTTCGAAAAACCTGTCTATCGCGAAAATAAAGATGGCAGTATAGAAGTCGAACGCCAATTTATTCAATTTGTCGGTAAGAAAATAGAAGAATAATTAAAATGCCCAATCAGAGATGGAAATAACATAGCTGATTGGGCGTTTTGTTGAAAAAGTTCTTGAAATCCTTATACTTTTAGAAAATATTCTGTTAAAATAGAGAGTATAAGAATAAAAAGTCGAACGTTTTGATTAAAAAATACGATAATGTACATATAAAGCGGACGATAAATTTAAAAATCAAACTTTAAGATAGGAGTTTATGAAATGATTGAACGTTATTCTCGAGAAGAAATGTCTCAAATTTGGACAGACCAAAATCGTTATGAAGCATGGTTAGAGGTAGAAATTTTAGCATGCGAAGCTTGGAGTAAATTAGGTTTCATCCCAGAGGAAGACGTTAAAAAAATTCGTGAAAATGCACGTGTAGATGTTGATCGTGCAAAAGAAATTGAATTAGAAACTCGTCACGATGTTGTAGCTTTTACACGCCAAGTATCTGAAACTTTAGGTGAAGAACGTAAATGGGTACACTATGGTTTAACTTCTACTGATGTAGTAGATACTGCATTAAGCTATCAAATTAAACAAGCAAACGATATTTTAGAAAAAGACATTGAACGTTTTATCGAAGTATTAGCTGCTAAAGCAAAAAAATATAAATATACTTTAATGATGGGCCGTACACATGGTGTACACGCTGAACCTACTACTTTCGGTGTGAAAATGGCATTATGGTATCAAGAAATGTTGCGTAACATGAAACGTTTCAAAGCAGTGAGAGAAGAAATTGAAGTTGGTAAAATGAGTGGGGCAGTTGGTACTTTTGCTAATATCCCTCCTGAAATTGAAGCATATGTAACTGAACATTTAGGACTTGGGGCAGCACCAGTTTCTACACAAACATTGCAACGTGACCGTCATGCATACTATATTGCGACACTTGCATTAATTGCAACTTCTATGGAAAAATTTGCAGTTGAGGTACGTGGATTGCAAAAAACTGAAACACGTGAAGTAGAAGAAGCATTTGCTAAAGGTCAAAAAGGTTCTTCAGCTATGCCGCATAAACGTAACCCGATCGGTTCTGAAAACATTACAGGTATTTCTCGTGTTATCCGCGGTTATATTACAACTGCATATGAAGATGTGCCATTATGGCATGAACGTGATATTTCACATTCATCTGCAGAACGTATTATGTTGCCTGATGTTACAATCGCATTAGATTACGCGATGAATCGCTTCACAAACATTATTGATCGTTTAACTGTCTTTGAAGACAATATGATGGAAAACATCAACAAAACTTTCGGCTTAATTTATTCACAACGTGTGTTATTGACACTTATTAATAAAGGAATGGTTCGTGAACAAGCATATGATTTAGTACAACCAAAAGCGATGGAATCATGGGAAACTAAAACACCATTCCGTGAATTGCTTGAACAAGATTCACAAATTACTGATGTATTAAGTAAAGAAGATTTAGACAAAGCATTTGATCCTAAACATCACTTGAATCAAGTGGACACAATTTTTGAACGTGCAGGATTAGCTGACTAATTTTCTATGTTATAATTGAATAAATTTACAAAAACAACTCCTCTTCGTATTGGATTACTACACTTTAACGTATTAGTACGTTAAAATAGGTATGAATATATAGAACAGGAGTTGTTTGATATGCAAATTGAAAAATTACGCGGCAAGGCATTAGATGAGTTATTTGATGCAATTTTAACGCTTGAAAATAGAGAAGAATGTTACGAATTTTTCGATGATTTATGTACAGTCAACGAAATTCAATCGTTATCTCAAAGACTCCAAGTCGCAAAAATGATTAAGCAAGGTTATACTTACGCAACAATTGAAAAAGAAACTGGCGCATCAACAGCGACTATTTCCAGAGTGAAACGCTCATTACAATGGGGCAATGATGCCTATACTGTCGTTTTAGACAGAATGAATATTGAAACAAACGAATAATTTTGATATACCGAAACCCATTCCATTATTTTTAGTGCGAATGGGTTTTATATGTACTCTTGTGTTTGAAAATAAGGATGTTGAAAATGAATAAAGTCATGTTTTGATAGATGTTTCATTTTACAAAGCTTTAATGATTTTCATATACATCCACTTAGAATATAGACCTTAAAAATGATATAATCATATGTATGTTATGAGAAGGAGACCGGTGAAATGTACGACATTAAAAAGTGGAAACATGTATTTAAATTAGATCCTGCGAAAACGATTAGTGATGAGGATTTGGATAAAATCTGCATGTCAGAGACGGATGCTATTATTATTGGTGGAACTGATAATGTAACCGAAGATAATGTCATTCAGTTGATGAGTCGTGTCCGCCGATATCCGCTTCCATTGGTACTTGAAATTTCAAATTTGGAAAGTACAATGCCTGGTTTTGATTTTTATTTTGTCCCAATGGTATTGAACAGCCGAGATGTTACATATCATAATGGAATCTTATTAGAAGCTTTAAAAGAATATGGACATATGATGGATTTTGACGAAGTGATTTTCCAAGGTTACGTAGTATTGAATCCTGATTCTAAAGTGGCTGAAAAAACACAAGCGAACACTGACATAGATACACAAGATATTGAAGCATATGCCTTAATGACAGATAAAGTTTACCGCTTTCCGATAATGTACATAGAATACAGCGGAACTTTTGGAGATATGGAAAAAGTGCGTGCTGCAAAGGATAACTTAGAAGAAGCGCATATTTTTTATGGCGGCGGTATTTCATCAATAAGCGATGCAAAAGCAGCTGCTGACGTGGCAGATACCATTGTGGTCGGTAATTTAGTATATAACGATATCAAACAAGCGTTAAAAACTGTGAAAATAAAGGGGAAATTGTAAATGAATGCGTTATTAGACAATATGAATACGGAACAGAGTGAAGCGGTGCGTACAACAGAAGGCCCGCTTTTAATCATGGCCGGAGCAGGTTCAGGTAAAACGAGAGTATTAACGCATCGAATTGCTTACTTGTTAGATGAAAAAGGAGTTTCTCCTTATAATGTATTGGCCATTACATTCACGAATAAAGCAGCACGTGAAATGAAAGAACGTGTTGAAAAACTTGTAGGAGAAGAAGCGCAAGCAATTTGGATGTCTACTTTTCACTCGATGTGCGTTCGTATTTTGCGTAGAGATGCAGATCGCATCGGAATTGAACGCAACTTTACAATCATTGATCCGACAGACCAAAAATCAGTCATTAAAGATGTATTGAAACGAGAAAATATTGATCCTAAACGTTATGAGCCAAGAATGTTTATCGGTGCAATCAGCAATTTGAAAAATGAATTGAAAACACCAGAAGACGCGGTAGCAGAAGCAACCGACTTCATGTCTGATATGGTAGCGCGTGTATATGAGGGCTATCAACGCCAGTTGTCACGAAACGCAGCATTAGACTTTGATGATTTGATTATGACAACAATTACGTTATTTGAACGTGTACCAGACGTATTAGAATATTATCAAAATAAATTCCAATATATTCATGTGGACGAATACCAAGATACAAACCGCGCGCAATATACATTAGTTCAATTACTCGCAAAGAAATTTAAAAACTTGTGTGTTGTAGGGGACTCTGACCAATCAATTTACGGTTGGCGCGGTGCTGATATTCAAAACATTTTATCTTTTGAAGAAGATTATCCTAATGCAAAAACTATCTTCTTAGAACAAAATTATCGTTCAACAAAAGTAATTTTAAATGCAGCTAATGAAGTGATTAAAAACAATACAGAGCGTAAACCTAAAGGATTGTGGACAGCAAATAATGAAGGTAAGAAAATCAATTATTATGAAGCGGTCACTGAAAAAGATGAAGCACAATATGTTGTGAAGGAAATCATGCGTCAACAACGCGAAAATAATAAAAGCTTTAATGATATGGCAATTTTATATCGTACGAATGCACAATCTCGTGTACTTGAAGAAACATTTATGAAAGCCAATATTCCATACACAATGGTTGGAGGACATAAGTTCTATGACCGTAAAGAAATCAAAGATTTATTAAGTTATTTACGTTTAGTTGCCAACAGTAATGATGATATCAGTTTACAACGTATTATTAACGTACCAAAACGCGGAATTGGTCCTACATCTGTAGAAAAAATCCAAAATTATGCGCAACAAAATGATATTAGTATGTTTGATGCATTAGCAGAAGCAGATTTTATCGGATTATCTAAAAAGGTAGTAAAAGAAGCATTAGTATTTTACAATTTAATTTCTAATTTGATTAAAGAACAAGAATTCTTGGAAATCACTGAAATTGTTGAAGAAATCTTAGAAAAATCTGGTTATAAAGAAATGTTAGAACGTGATCAATCACTAGAATCACGCAGTCGTTTAGAAAATATCGAAGAGTTCATGTCTGTACCAATGGATTATGAAAAAAATATACCATTAGAAGAGCAGTCATTAATCAACTTCTTAACAGATTTATCACTTGTTGCTGATATTGATGAAGCAGATATTGAAAACGGTGTAACATTAATGACGATGCACTCAGCAAAAGGATTGGAGTTCCCAATTGTATTTATCATGGGTATGGAAGAATCTATCTTCCCGCACATCCGTTCAATTAAAAGTGATGATGAGCACGAAATGGAAGAAGAACGTCGTATCTGTTATGTAGCAATTACGCGTGCAGAAGAAGAACTTTATCTGACACATGCAACGTCTAGAACTTTATTCGGCCGTATTCAATCAAATGCTGAATCAAGATTTTTAAAAGAAATACCTGAAGATTTATTGAATAAGGGTATGAAAAAAGAGAGTAAAATCGGCAGTTCATTCGGTGGTAAAAAACCAGCTAAACGTGGACCAAGCCGTCGTGTTTCTAGAAATGCAGCAGTATCTTCAAGCGATTGGAAAGTAGGAGATAAAGTCATGCATAAATCATGGGGCGAAGGTATGGTCAGCAATGTGAATGAAAAAAATGGTTCAGTAGAATTAGATATTATTTTTAAATCCCAAGGACCTAAACGATTGTTAGCGAATTTTGCTCCGATTGAGAAGAAGGAGGATTAATAAATGGCCGAACTTGCAACACGCGTTCAAGAATTACATCATCTTTTGAATAAATATAGTCATGAATATTACGTTCAAGACAATCCGTCAGTACCAGATAGTGAGTATGATAAATTACTGCGTGAATTAATTGATATTGAAAATGCCCATCCTGAATATAAAACAGAAGATTCACCGACAGTCAGAGTAGGTGGAGAAGCACAAGCGACTTTTAATAAAGTACGTCATGACACGCCGATGTTAAGTTTAGGTAATGCATTTAATGAAGAAGAATTACGACGCTTTGATGCACGTGTACGTGAAAAAGCAGGCAAAGTTGAGTATATGTGCGAGTTGAAAATTGATGGATTAGCAGTTTCATTAAAATATGAAAATGGCCGTTTTGTTCAAGGACTTACACGTGGTGACGGTACAATTGGTGAGGATATTACAGCCAATTTACGTACCATTCGTGCGATACCTTTACGCATCAATAAACCGCTGACGTTTGAAGTGCGTGGTGAAGCATATATGCCGAAGAAATCTTTTGAGCATTTGAATCAACAAAAAGAAGAAGCAGGAGAACAAGCTTTTGCTAACCCAAGAAATGCTGCAGCAGGTTCACTGCGTCAGTTAGATTCCAAACTTGCTGCTAAACGCAGACTCAGTATCTTTTTATATAGTGTCAATGACTTTACAAATTTCCATGCTGAATCTCAAAGCGAAGCATTAGATGAATTGGATGAACTTGGTTTTAAAACCAATCAAAATCGTAAACGCGTTTCAGATATTGATGGTGTATTAGAGTACATCAAATACTGGACAGCACATCGGGAAGAATTGCCCTATGATATAGATGGTATTGTGATAAAAGTTAATGACTTGGAAGAACAAGAAGAACTTGGTTATACTCAAAAATCTCCAAGATGGGCGATTGCTTATAAGTTCCCAGCTGAAGAAGTGGTCACGAAATTATTAGATATTGAATTAAGCATCGGCAGAACGGGTGTTGTTACACCAACTGCTGTATTAGAGCCGGTTCGAGTTGCGGGTACGACCGTTTCGCGTGCTTCGTTGCATAATGAAGATTTGATTCATGAAAAAGACATCCGTATCGGCGATAGTGTAGTGATTAAAAAAGCGGGAGACATCATTCCGGAAGTAATTCGCAGTCTTCCAGATCGACGTCCTGAAGGCACAGAACCATATCATATGCCGACACACTGTCCAAGCTGCGGACATGAGTTAGTTCGCTTAGATGGTGAAGTCGCGTTACGTTGTATAAATCCGAAATGCCCAGCTCAGTTAGTAGAAGGCATGATTCATTTTGTATCCAGACAAGCGATGAATATTGACGGGTTAGGTACTAAAATTATTATGCAGCTTTATGAAAATGAAATTATTAAAGATGTCGGCGACCTTTATTACTTAACTAAAGATGATTTATTACCGCTTGAAAGAATGGGTGAAAAGAAAGCAGATAATCTGCTTAATGCAATTGAAGCTTCTAAGAAAAATTCACTTGAGCATTTATTATTTGGATTAGGTATCAGACACCTTGGTGTGAAAGCGAGCCAAGTGATTGCTGAGCGCTTTGAAACAATGGATAGATTGTTTAAAGTAACTGAAGAAGAATTATTAGAAATTCATGATATCGGCGATAAATTAGCAACTTCTCTTATTACTTATTTAAATAATAAAGATATTATCGCTTTAATTGAAAAACTTCGCAGAAAAAATGTTAATATGACATATGAAGGTATAAAAACTTCAGAAATTCAGACTGATTCTGAATTTAATGGTAAAACAGTCGTCTTAACTGGCAAGTTGCATAACATGACACGAACAGAAGCTTCAAAATGGCTTGAAGCACAAGGGGCTAAAACAACAAGCAGTGTGACAAAAAATACTGACCTTGTTATCGCAGGTGAAGATGCCGGTTCTAAGTTGACTAAAGCTGAAAAACTTGGAACAGAAGTCTGGTCTGAAGATGAATTTATTCAAAAACAAAAAGAAGTTGAAAATAAATAAACAATAGAGGAGATTGGGGCATGAAGCGGACATTTGTATTACTCATCTCTCTCTTATTGATTCTCACAGCGTGTGGCAATAAGGATGAGCAAGATAAATCAGATAAAAATGAAAGCAGTAACAAAACAGATTCGAATAACGTAAAACAAATTGCAACGGATAAAGATGTTCAAGGCGATGATTATCGTATGATTCTACCGTTTAAAGAAAGCCAAGCAAGAGGTCTCTTGCAACAAAATATGGCTAGTGGTTATAATGGTGAAGATTTCGAAGACGGCTTACTCAAACAAAGCAAAGAAGTTTTCCCAACAGATAAATATCTTTACCAAGACGGACAATATTTAGATAAAGATACGATTAATTCTTACTTAGATCCTAAATATACGAAGTCTGAAATTGATAAAATGTCAGGTGATGAAAAAGAAGAGAAAAATGCAAATGAGAATTTAGGCTTGAATCCATCTCATAACGGCGAAAAAGATGAAAAGAAAATTGCAGAGAAATCACCTGCTTATTTATCTAATATTCTTGAGCAAGATTTTTATAGTAACAGAGATACTGAAGGCAAGAAAATCAAAGGTATGACAATTGGTCTTGCAATGAATAGTGTGTACTATTACCAAAAAGAAAAAGACGGCGAAACTTTCAGCAAGAAATTAGATAGAGCTAAAGTGGAAAAAGAAGGTAAACGTATGTCAGATGAAATTTTATCCCGCTTACGTGAAAACAAAGCTTTAAAAGATATTCCGATTCATTTTGCAATTTACATTCAATCAGGGGAAGATGAAATTATTCCTGGAGAATTTGTAGCAGGAGCAACAGCTGATGACGGACAAACTCGCATTAATAACTGGAAATCAATTGATGAGAAAACAGTATTATTGCCTTCTCAAGAAGCAGGAGATTTAGACGAAGGTTTAAATAATAACTTCAAGCAGTTTAATGATAATCTGCAGTCTTATTTCACAAACTTTACCCAAGCAGTAGGTAAAGCAAAATTTGTTAATAAAAAGCCAAAACAAGTATCAATTGACTTGCCGATTGACTACTATGGTAAAGCGGAATTAACAGGTATTACACAATATGTAACAGAACAAGCAGATAAATATTTCAGTAATATAGATGAATATGAAATTCATATTAAAGATGGTAACAATGCTCGAGCATTAATTACTAAAACAAAAGATGATAAAAAACCGCAAGTACATATTTATAAAAATTAATGTGTATGGTTGTAACTTAAAAGATACCTTTTCAGGTATCTTTTTTAATTCTTATGACAAAAATTTGAAAATACTCACTCCATTTGTTTAAACGAAAGTGTTAAGGGAATTTTAAAATTAATGTGACTAACTTTTTAAATCGCAAAATATATGAAAAAGGTGATTATAAATGAAAATTGTGGCATTATTTCCTCAAGCAACTGAAGGAGAAACTGAAAATAATATATTAGATGACCAAACTGCATTGAATTTACGTCCTTTCTTAGAAGAAAAAGGACATGAACTTGTAGTTTTGAAAAATGGAGAAGAGGATTTAGATAAACATCTTAAAGATATGGATGTGGTTATCAGTGCACCTTTCTATCCAGCATATATGACTGCTGAACGTATCGAAAAAGCACCAAATTTAAAAATTGCAATTACAGCAGGGGTAGGTTCTGATCATGTTGATTTGGAAGCGGCAAGTAAACATGGTATATCTGTTGTAGAAGTAACAGATTCTAATACTGTCAGTGTAGCAGAACATATTGTAATGACGACTTTAATTTTAGTTCGTAATTATGAAGAGGGACATCATCAATCTGAAGATGGTACTTGGAATCTAACTAAAGTGACAAATCATGCCTATGAATTACAAAATAAAACTATCGGAATTTTTGGTTTAGGTCGTATTGGCCGTTTAGTAGGAGAGCGCCTAAAACCATTTGATGTGAACATTCAACATTATAGACGTTCAAGTCAAGAAGATACAGACTTCTCTAAATACGTTAATTTTGATCAACTTGTTGAAACAAGTGATGTGGTGATTATCACTTCACCATTAACGCCTGAGACAGACAATTTATTTGATTATGATACTATTAGCCGAATGAAAGACGGCAGTTATATTGTTAACTGCGCTAGAGGTAAAATTGTTAATAAAGACGAAGTTGTACAAATGGTTAATGAAAATCATATACAAGGATATGGTGGTGATGTATGGTATCCGCAACCAGCACCGGCTGACCATCCTTGGAGAAAAATGCCGCGTAATGCGATGACGATTCATTATTCAGGTATGGTGATTGAAGCACAATATCGTATTGAAGAAGGCGTTAAGAACTTGTTAACTGATTTCTTTGAAGAGAAACCATTCCCAGAAAAAGATGTGATTGTAAATGGTGGACAAATCACAAGCAAATCATATGCAAAGAATGATAAAAAATAATTATTGAAGATATAAATAAAAGCATCATCGTCACACTTTGTAGCGATGATGCTTTGTTTTTGTTTATTTAGTATGAAGTATTTGTTTTACTTCATCTAATTCCCCAATTGTACGTTCACTTGGTTTTTGAGTTAATTTACTTACTACATAAGTTACAATCACACTGATAATAAAGCCTGGAATAATTTCATACATACCAAAGATTTCATTGATATCAGCCATTGGTTTAATGAAGACAATCCAGACAATAACTGTTACTGCACCAGCAATCATACCGCTGATAGCACCAGCTCGAGTTAATCCCTTCCAATACAATGAGAAAAGAACGAGTGGACTGAACGATGCTCCAAATCCTGCCCATGCATTACCCACAAGATTTAAAATTGTATCATTTGGAGTCCAAGCAATCCAAATAGCTACAATTGCTACAACTATTACAGATATACGACCGACAAGTACGAATTCTTTTTCGTGTTTTTTAGTATCTGCCTTTTTACCGCGAATCAATTTATAAAAATCTTCTGTTAAAGAACTAGAAGTTACAAGTAATTGAGAAGAAATTGTACTCATGATAGCAGCTAAAATTGCTGCAAGCAAGAATCCGCCAACAAGAGGGTGGAAGAGTACTTGTCCCATAATGATGAATAAAGTCTCAGGATCTTTAAGTGTAATATGATATTCAGGAACGAACGCAATTCCTGTAAGTCCGACTAAACATGCACCTGCAAGTCCGATGACCATCCAAATAATACCGACGCGTCGTGCTTTTGGTAATAGTTTAAAAGATTTAATAGACATGAAACGAACGATAATGTGCGGCTGTCCAAAGTAACCTAATCCCCAAGAGAACAATGAAATAATGCCTAGCACAGTAGTTCCTCTGAATAAATCTAAGTTTGTAGGTTTCATATCTGCAACTTGGTGAAATGTATCTAAACCATTTAATTTTAAAAGTGCAACAATAGGTACTATTACCATTGCGATTAACATGATGACACCTTGGAAGAAATCTGTAATAGATACAGCAAGATATCCCCCTAAGAATGTATAGAAAATAACGATAACAGCAACCATGATTAATCCATAACGATAATTTAGACCAAATGCTGTTTCAAATAGCTTTCCGCCTGAAACAAAACCTGAGTGAGTATACAATGTAAAGAAAATCACGATAATAGAACCAGATATAATTTTAATAATATTAGAATGGTCATCCAATCTATTTTTGAAGAAATCTGGCAGTGTAATCGCATCTCCTGCAAGTTCAGTATAAACACGTAATCTTGGTGCCACTATGAAATAGTTTAAATAAGCTCCTAAACTTAATCCGATAGTAATCCAAATTGCTGATAAACCAGTAGAATATACAGACCCCGGCAATCCCATAATCATCCAACCACTCATATCAGATGCACCTGCAGATAGGGCAGTGATGTACGGTCCGATGTTACGTCCTCCCAACATATACTCGCTAAGATTGCCTGTTGACTGCTTATAACCATAAATCCCGATGATTACAAGTATTAAAAAATAAACGCCAATCATAATGTACGTTTGCCAGTCTGCATCAATTTGACTACTTACTGAAGTCCCTAAGATAAACATCGTGTTTTCCCCCTTTTCCCATTGAAATTTCAATGTATACGCATTATTATACAATAATTCTGAAAA from Staphylococcus condimenti carries:
- the ligA gene encoding NAD-dependent DNA ligase LigA, producing MAELATRVQELHHLLNKYSHEYYVQDNPSVPDSEYDKLLRELIDIENAHPEYKTEDSPTVRVGGEAQATFNKVRHDTPMLSLGNAFNEEELRRFDARVREKAGKVEYMCELKIDGLAVSLKYENGRFVQGLTRGDGTIGEDITANLRTIRAIPLRINKPLTFEVRGEAYMPKKSFEHLNQQKEEAGEQAFANPRNAAAGSLRQLDSKLAAKRRLSIFLYSVNDFTNFHAESQSEALDELDELGFKTNQNRKRVSDIDGVLEYIKYWTAHREELPYDIDGIVIKVNDLEEQEELGYTQKSPRWAIAYKFPAEEVVTKLLDIELSIGRTGVVTPTAVLEPVRVAGTTVSRASLHNEDLIHEKDIRIGDSVVIKKAGDIIPEVIRSLPDRRPEGTEPYHMPTHCPSCGHELVRLDGEVALRCINPKCPAQLVEGMIHFVSRQAMNIDGLGTKIIMQLYENEIIKDVGDLYYLTKDDLLPLERMGEKKADNLLNAIEASKKNSLEHLLFGLGIRHLGVKASQVIAERFETMDRLFKVTEEELLEIHDIGDKLATSLITYLNNKDIIALIEKLRRKNVNMTYEGIKTSEIQTDSEFNGKTVVLTGKLHNMTRTEASKWLEAQGAKTTSSVTKNTDLVIAGEDAGSKLTKAEKLGTEVWSEDEFIQKQKEVENK
- a CDS encoding CamS family sex pheromone protein produces the protein MKRTFVLLISLLLILTACGNKDEQDKSDKNESSNKTDSNNVKQIATDKDVQGDDYRMILPFKESQARGLLQQNMASGYNGEDFEDGLLKQSKEVFPTDKYLYQDGQYLDKDTINSYLDPKYTKSEIDKMSGDEKEEKNANENLGLNPSHNGEKDEKKIAEKSPAYLSNILEQDFYSNRDTEGKKIKGMTIGLAMNSVYYYQKEKDGETFSKKLDRAKVEKEGKRMSDEILSRLRENKALKDIPIHFAIYIQSGEDEIIPGEFVAGATADDGQTRINNWKSIDEKTVLLPSQEAGDLDEGLNNNFKQFNDNLQSYFTNFTQAVGKAKFVNKKPKQVSIDLPIDYYGKAELTGITQYVTEQADKYFSNIDEYEIHIKDGNNARALITKTKDDKKPQVHIYKN
- a CDS encoding NAD-dependent formate dehydrogenase, yielding MKIVALFPQATEGETENNILDDQTALNLRPFLEEKGHELVVLKNGEEDLDKHLKDMDVVISAPFYPAYMTAERIEKAPNLKIAITAGVGSDHVDLEAASKHGISVVEVTDSNTVSVAEHIVMTTLILVRNYEEGHHQSEDGTWNLTKVTNHAYELQNKTIGIFGLGRIGRLVGERLKPFDVNIQHYRRSSQEDTDFSKYVNFDQLVETSDVVIITSPLTPETDNLFDYDTISRMKDGSYIVNCARGKIVNKDEVVQMVNENHIQGYGGDVWYPQPAPADHPWRKMPRNAMTIHYSGMVIEAQYRIEEGVKNLLTDFFEEKPFPEKDVIVNGGQITSKSYAKNDKK
- the putP gene encoding sodium/proline symporter PutP, translated to MFILGTSVSSQIDADWQTYIMIGVYFLILVIIGIYGYKQSTGNLSEYMLGGRNIGPYITALSAGASDMSGWMIMGLPGSVYSTGLSAIWITIGLSLGAYLNYFIVAPRLRVYTELAGDAITLPDFFKNRLDDHSNIIKIISGSIIVIFFTLYTHSGFVSGGKLFETAFGLNYRYGLIMVAVIVIFYTFLGGYLAVSITDFFQGVIMLIAMVIVPIVALLKLNGLDTFHQVADMKPTNLDLFRGTTVLGIISLFSWGLGYFGQPHIIVRFMSIKSFKLLPKARRVGIIWMVIGLAGACLVGLTGIAFVPEYHITLKDPETLFIIMGQVLFHPLVGGFLLAAILAAIMSTISSQLLVTSSSLTEDFYKLIRGKKADTKKHEKEFVLVGRISVIVVAIVAIWIAWTPNDTILNLVGNAWAGFGASFSPLVLFSLYWKGLTRAGAISGMIAGAVTVIVWIVFIKPMADINEIFGMYEIIPGFIISVIVTYVVSKLTQKPSERTIGELDEVKQILHTK